The Deltaproteobacteria bacterium genome window below encodes:
- a CDS encoding TerB family tellurite resistance protein yields the protein MTTIADDHGLVLRVLMGVVAADLLDADEGRASLQACYTRLTGRPLDAAAVGTGRAHAVDHPGAWLDAARQLARALEPEARDRVLASAFEIACADGFVLEEEDRVLATLAAALGMSDAEYRHSIERLLAAAQA from the coding sequence ATGACCACGATCGCGGACGATCACGGCCTCGTGCTGCGCGTGTTGATGGGGGTCGTGGCCGCCGACCTGCTCGACGCCGACGAGGGCCGCGCGAGCCTGCAGGCCTGCTACACCCGTCTCACCGGCCGCCCGCTCGACGCCGCGGCGGTGGGCACGGGGCGCGCGCACGCCGTGGATCACCCGGGCGCGTGGCTCGACGCCGCACGGCAGCTGGCCCGTGCGCTGGAGCCCGAGGCGCGCGACCGCGTGCTCGCGAGCGCGTTCGAGATCGCATGCGCAGACGGCTTCGTCTTGGAGGAAGAAGACCGTGTACTCGCGACGCTGGCCGCCGCGCTCGGCATGAGCGACGCGGAGTACCGCCACAGCATCGAGCGGCTGTTGGCGGCCGCGCAGGCGTGA
- a CDS encoding S1 family peptidase — protein MQSIALAVSIALTDGFVGTREPVTITDAARSSFADVVALSLADHIYCTATMLSASHGLTAAHCIALRRPDVHTFDGGELARVAEVAVHPDFDAATLAHDLAMFRLEQPLAAGDGVELEQDGAPRAGDDLIAVGFGYDGRGWGQQHAGTVRVTDVGDTTLQVEPHPQSLCTGDSGAPAFATSEVGARRLVGVTSSGDAACEDHGRLVRVDAEADVIATLWQSLEPAARGCAVGGPPRGGEKPIALAVALCLLGHRRRLDRRARGRRRRCDRPRGPWPPCGTIGPP, from the coding sequence CGCCCTCGCCGTCTCGATCGCGCTCACCGACGGATTCGTCGGCACGCGCGAGCCCGTCACCATCACCGACGCCGCGCGCTCTTCGTTCGCCGACGTGGTCGCGCTGTCGCTGGCCGATCACATCTATTGCACCGCGACGATGCTGAGCGCGAGCCATGGCCTCACCGCAGCACACTGCATCGCGTTGCGTCGGCCCGACGTCCACACGTTCGATGGTGGCGAGCTCGCGCGCGTCGCCGAGGTCGCAGTCCACCCCGACTTCGACGCCGCGACGCTCGCCCACGACCTCGCGATGTTCCGACTCGAGCAACCGCTCGCCGCCGGCGACGGCGTCGAGCTCGAGCAGGATGGCGCGCCCCGGGCCGGAGATGACCTGATCGCGGTCGGCTTCGGCTACGACGGTCGCGGCTGGGGTCAGCAGCATGCGGGCACCGTCCGCGTGACGGACGTGGGCGACACCACGCTGCAGGTGGAGCCCCACCCGCAGAGCCTGTGCACGGGGGACTCTGGCGCGCCCGCGTTCGCGACCAGCGAGGTCGGCGCGCGGCGACTGGTCGGCGTCACCTCGAGCGGCGACGCCGCGTGCGAGGATCACGGTCGACTCGTGCGGGTCGACGCCGAGGCCGACGTGATCGCGACGCTGTGGCAGTCGCTCGAGCCTGCCGCACGCGGTTGTGCCGTCGGCGGGCCCCCGCGCGGCGGCGAGAAGCCGATCGCGCTCGCGGTGGCGCTGTGCCTGCTCGGCCATCGTCGACGGCTCGACCGACGCGCGCGCGGACGACGTCGGCGATGCGATCGCCCGCGCGGTCCTTGGCCGCCATGCGGTACCATCGGCCCGCCTTGA